The sequence CTCATAATAACGGGGCTCGCAAGGGTTTGCCTCCATATCCTAGTTCTCTCCTCTACACTTGGACTCATACGGACTGAATAGCGCCGGCCAGAGCGTACCCGCTCTCAACGCTTCAGGTAAACTAAACTGCTGCAGATCGGGCGGCTGAAAAGTGATGAATTGATTTGGGGGTACAACAAACGTCTTGAACGGTACAGGCGGGCAGGGATCAAACGGCCCCCTATACGGTGTGTA comes from Paenibacillus sp. 19GGS1-52 and encodes:
- a CDS encoding spore coat associated protein CotJA, coding for MNSQERVYTPYRGPFDPCPPVPFKTFVVPPNQFITFQPPDLQQFSLPEALRAGTLWPALFSPYESKCRGEN